Proteins encoded within one genomic window of Pararhizobium capsulatum DSM 1112:
- a CDS encoding Hsp20 family protein: MRHVDFSPLYRSTVGFDRLFTMLDSLGQPDQSQTYPPYNIERTGDNTYRITMAVAGFDETELSIEAREHTLTVKGEKSDEKAAENQFLYRGIAKRAFERRFQLADHVEIQSASLKHGLLHIDLLREIPEAAKPRRIDIVAAASQPKQIEATQIEGAAN, translated from the coding sequence ATGCGTCACGTTGATTTTTCCCCTCTCTATCGCTCCACCGTCGGTTTCGACCGCCTCTTCACCATGCTCGACAGTCTGGGTCAGCCCGACCAGTCGCAGACCTATCCGCCCTACAACATCGAGCGGACGGGCGATAACACCTACCGGATCACCATGGCCGTTGCGGGCTTCGACGAAACCGAACTTTCGATTGAAGCACGCGAGCACACGCTGACCGTCAAGGGTGAGAAGAGCGACGAAAAAGCCGCCGAAAACCAGTTCCTCTATCGCGGTATCGCCAAGCGTGCCTTCGAGCGCCGCTTTCAGCTTGCCGACCACGTGGAGATCCAGTCCGCTTCACTGAAGCACGGCCTGCTTCATATCGATCTCCTGCGCGAGATCCCGGAAGCTGCAAAGCCCCGCCGGATCGACATCGTCGCCGCGGCCTCGCAGCCGAAGCAGATCGAAGCGACCCAGATCGAGGGTGCGGCCAACTAA
- a CDS encoding bile acid:sodium symporter family protein codes for MRRFLPDTFTMLLVLTVALASVLPISSAPAEWFGLATKIAIGLLFFLHGARLSRDVVLAGLLHWRLHLVILATTFGFFPLLGLAAALIPASILPPALYTGILFLCVLPSTVQSSIAFTSMAGGNVPAAICAASASNIFGMFLTPLLVGLLFSASGKGGFSLDALEQILLQLLAPFLLGQILQPWIGDFIRARKKLLMPVDRGSILMVVYLAFSEAVTEGLWHTFSVRDLAVVIGLDILLLAIVLTVTMFGSRKLGFSREDEITITFCGSKKSLASGVPMANVIFAGQSIGSIVLPLMLFHQIQLMACAVIAQKYAEYGRRKLESAAPAEPARS; via the coding sequence ATGCGCCGTTTCCTGCCCGATACTTTTACCATGCTGCTCGTTCTCACCGTGGCGCTCGCCTCGGTATTGCCGATCTCCAGTGCACCTGCCGAATGGTTTGGTTTGGCGACCAAGATCGCGATCGGGCTTCTCTTCTTCCTGCACGGCGCACGCCTGTCGCGGGATGTCGTGCTGGCAGGCCTGCTGCACTGGCGGCTGCACCTTGTCATTCTGGCAACGACCTTCGGCTTCTTTCCGCTGCTTGGCCTTGCTGCCGCACTGATCCCTGCATCGATCCTGCCGCCGGCGCTCTACACCGGCATTCTCTTTCTTTGCGTGCTCCCCTCGACGGTCCAGTCATCCATCGCCTTCACCTCAATGGCTGGCGGCAATGTTCCCGCAGCAATCTGCGCCGCCTCGGCGTCCAATATTTTCGGCATGTTCCTGACGCCGCTTCTGGTCGGCCTGCTGTTTTCGGCCAGCGGCAAGGGCGGGTTCTCGCTCGATGCGCTCGAACAGATCCTGCTGCAACTGCTGGCGCCGTTCCTGCTCGGCCAGATCCTTCAGCCCTGGATCGGCGACTTCATTCGCGCTCGTAAGAAGTTGCTGATGCCGGTCGATCGCGGTTCGATCCTGATGGTCGTCTATCTCGCCTTCAGCGAGGCGGTGACGGAAGGCCTGTGGCACACCTTCTCCGTCCGCGATCTCGCTGTTGTCATCGGTCTCGATATCCTGCTGCTGGCGATCGTCCTCACTGTCACGATGTTCGGCAGCCGCAAGCTTGGCTTCTCCCGCGAAGATGAGATCACCATCACCTTCTGCGGATCTAAGAAGAGCCTGGCGAGCGGCGTTCCCATGGCCAATGTCATCTTCGCCGGCCAGAGCATCGGCAGCATCGTGCTTCCCCTGATGCTGTTCCACCAGATCCAGCTGATGGCCTGTGCCGTGATCGCCCAGAAATATGCCGAATATGGCCGGCGCAAGCTGGAATCTGCGGCACCAGCCGAACCGGCCCGTTCCTGA